A stretch of the Capsicum annuum cultivar UCD-10X-F1 chromosome 10, UCD10Xv1.1, whole genome shotgun sequence genome encodes the following:
- the LOC107845780 gene encoding phenolic glucoside malonyltransferase 1-like, giving the protein MAKVIEQCQVAPPPGGAAELTLPLTYFDLTWLIFGRNRRILFYKLPISKLDFVQTIIPRLKDSLSLALKHYTPLAGNLVCPIDSSSHPELRYMPGDSVSVTFSETDMDFNYLIGNHPRNAKDFYPLIPQLAEPKDAPGVILAPLLAIKVTLFPNLGISISFSNHHAACDGNTIVRFTRAWALLNKFDGDEQSIANEFIPFYGRSAIKDPNEQGTTMWNIIKTFKPEMRDIVMIPVDKVRATFILGHDKIVKLKNLVLSRRPSLEHVTSFTITCAYVWTCYVKSKATVWEEKDKNVLEFFICAVDYRARLNPPLPQSYFGNCIIGYNSETTHINLIGEEGFTIAAELIGKTIQKRLKDEDWLHSGNWFKSFGTVDHKRAFGLTGSPKFDLYATDFGWGKPAKLESISIESGEGGAMSLSKSRDSDGDLEIGLSLSKAQMNAFASLFSHGLSFV; this is encoded by the coding sequence ATGGCTAAGGTTATTGAGCAATGTCAAGTTGCGCCACCTCCCGGTGGTGCTGCCGAGTTGACACTCCCTCTCACCTATTTTGATCTTACGTGGTTAATTTTCGGCCGCAACAGGCGGATTTTATTCTACAAGCTCCCTATTTCCAAATTGGATTTTGTCCAAACTATTATACCTCGTCTTAAAGATTCACTCTCCCTCGCTCTCAAACACTATACACCCTTAGCTGGAAACCTTGTTTGTCCAATAGATTCGAGTAGTCATCCTGAGTTGCGTTATATGCCTGGTGATTCTGTGTCTGTTACCTTTTCTGAGACTGATATGGATTTCAATTATCTCATTGGTAACCATCCCCGAAATGCTAAGGATTTTTATCCCTTGATTCCTCAATTGGCGGAACCTAAAGATGCACCCGGGGTAATACTAGCCCCGTTGTTAGCCATTAAAGTAACACTTTTTCCGAATCTTGGCATATCCATCAGTTTCAGTAACCATCATGCCGCTTGTGATGGAAACACCATAGTAAGATTCACGAGAGCATGGGCTTTACTCAACAAATTCGATGGGGATGAACAATCTATAGCGAATGAGTTCATTCCATTCTATGGTAGGTCCGCAATAAAAGACCCTAATGAACAAGGGACTACTATGTGGAATATAATAAAGACATTTAAGCCGGAGATGCGTGACATAGTTATGATTCCTGTTGATAAAGTTCGAGCTACATTTATTCTAGGACATGATAAAATCGTGAAGCTCAAGAACTTAGTTTTGTCAAGGCGACCAAGCCTAGAACATGTGACATCTTTCACAATAACATGTGCTTATGTATGGACTTGCTATGTAAAATCAAAGGCCACAGTTTGGGAAGAGAAAGACAAGAATGTACTGGAGTTCTTCATATGTGCAGTAGATTATAGAGCGCGACTTAATCCACCACTTCCTCAATCTTATTTTGGGAATTGCATAATAGGGTACAATTCAGAAACAACACATATTAACTTAATTGGTGAGGAAGGCTTTACAATTGCTGCGGAATTAATTGGAAAAACCATTCAAAAAAGGCTGAAGGATGAGGATTGGCTCCACAGTGGTAACTGGTTTAAAAGTTTTGGTACCGTTGACCACAAACGAGCGTTTGGACTTACTGGATCTCCAAAGTTTGATTTATATGCTACTGATTTTGGTTGGGGTAAACCAGCCAAGTTAGAGTCCATTTCTATTGAAAGTGGAGAAGGTGGTGCAATGTCCCTCAGCAAGTCTAGGGACTCAGATGGAGACTTAG